A genomic window from Aethina tumida isolate Nest 87 chromosome 4, icAetTumi1.1, whole genome shotgun sequence includes:
- the LOC109596856 gene encoding cGMP-dependent 3',5'-cyclic phosphodiesterase gives MERVATPENQKSLYDPPPYCVEEVAPKELIVDSHPTPPLVVSSPGKILNLISSLTNNSTKLLEYKINLYLKDESDAKRVFMINLLSVSEEAVVQVNTDKILESPRRTPLTEDEINNLVEYKDDTLKCAEVLEPKIQGLLQEVLSDDHHNDIFLVPIISKGRKRYYCPGQAEVSPVYLICFVRPKRDPEYVTRLVNETFKYCLTVLLNTREMEEECRLKKQCQSLLSVARRLFSHLGDLSDLLKEIMSEARRLTNAERCSLFLLDPDHMHLVAKVFDGVSPADKNTEVRIAKDQGIAGHVAATGKLLNIKNAYKHPLFYKGMDEATGFKTRNILCFPIRDEGNIVGVAQLCNKIDGHFDYFDEQVANAFSIYCGISIMHSLVYKKMQDAQARSKLSNELMMYHMHVSDQNVADLALCKSPHLHPEFASFSFTPRKIIFSETPCYVVKMFEDLGFINDFMIKRESLARFVLYVKKGYRDVPYHNWMHAFSVAHFAYLCLKNFQLVEKKYFSKIEAMAYLISCLCHDIDHRGTTNAFQQQSNSVLASLYSSEGSVMERHHVSQTLCILNTDGCNFLESLNHDDYSKCLDLINDMILATDLATHYKIHNKQLVMANEGYRPRDPEHRYFLSCLLMTCADLSDQTKDWVETKNVAQLIYAEFFAQGDLEKKMGREPANMMDREKASIPDHQLVFLKDCVICIFKLLATLFPKCKILIDTIKQNILCWEAAKLVFDRMSVEGVMSYEVLASEELATEVKTLLETIERKEPTEMY, from the exons atggagAGGGTGGCCACACCGGAAAATCAAAAAAGCCTTTACGACCCGCCGCCCTATTGCGTCGAGGAAGTGGCACCAAAAGAATTAATTGTCGACAGCCACCCGACGCCGCCACTTGTCGTCTCGAGCCCCGGAAAAATCCTAAATCTCATCTCGTCGCTCACGAACAACTCCACCAAATTGCTCGAGTACAAAATCAACCTCTAT TTAAAAGATGAAAGTGACGCAAAGAGGGTGTTCATGATCAACTTGTTGAGCGTGTCCGAGGAGGCCGTGGTGCAGGTCAACACAGACAAAATATTGGAATCACCAAGAAGGACTCCACTAACTGAGGACGAGATTAACAATCTTGTGGAGTACAAGGACGACACGCTAAAGTGTGCGGAAGTATTGGAGCCGAAAATTCAGGGTCTGTTGCAGGAAGTCTTGTCTGATGATCACCACAATGACATATTCCTGGTGCCCATCATTTCTAAGGGAAGAAAGA GGTATTATTGCCCGGGTCAGGCGGAGGTGTCGCCGGTCTACCTAATCTGTTTCGTGCGACCGAAACGTGACCCGGAATATGTGACCCGCCTCGTCAACGAAACGTTCAAGTACTGCCTGACGGTGCTGCTGAACACGCGGGAAATGGAGGAGGAGTGTCGCCTCAAGAAGCAATGTCAGTCATTGCTGTCGGTGGCCAGGAGGTTGTTCTCGCACCTCGGCGATCTCAGTGATCTTCTTAAGGAGATTATGTCGGAGGCCAGACGTCTGACCAACGCCGAACGTTGCTCCTTGTTCCTCCTGGACCCGGACCACATGCACCTGGTGGCCAAGGTGTTCGACGGCGTCAGCCCGGCGGACAAGAACACCGAAGTACGCATCGCCAAGGATCAAGGCATTGCCG GCCACGTCGCCGCCACGGGAAAGCTGCTCAACATAAAGAATGCGTACAAACACCCGCTGTTCTACAAAGGCATGGACGAAGCCACGGGCTTCAAAACCCGCAACATCCTCTGCTTCCCGATTCGAGACGAAGGCAACATCGTCGGGGTGGCCCAGCTATGCAACAAAATCGACGGACACTTCGACTACTTCGACGAACAGGTGGCGAACGCCTTCAGCATCTACTGCGGCATCTCCATCATGCACAGTTTGGTGTACAAGAAAATGCAGGACGCGCAGGCCAGGAGCAAGCTGAGCAACGAACTGATGATGTACCACATGCATGTGAGCGACCAGAACGTGGCCGATTTGGCGTTGTGCAAGAGCCCGCATTTGCATCCGGAGTTTGCCAGCTTCTCGTTCACACCGCGCAAGATCATATTCTCGGAGACGCCCTGCTACGTCGTCAAGATGTTCGAGGATTTGGGTTTCATTAATGATTTCATGATCAAACGCGAGTCGTTGGCACGGTTTGTTTTGTACGTGAAGAAGGGGTACAGGGATGTGCCCTACCATAACTGGATGCACGCGTTTTCCGTTGCCCATTTCGCCTATCTGTGCTTGAAGAACTTCCAGCTGGTGGAGAAGAAATACTTTAG taaaatagAGGCGATGGCGTATTTAATATCATGCCTATGTCACGACATCGACCACAGGGGCACAACGAACGCGTTCCAGCAACAGTCGAACAGTGTCTTGGCCAGTTTATATTCAAGCGAAGGCTCAGTCATGGAACGACATCACGTCTCCCAAACTCTCTGCATATTAAACACTGAT GGCTGTAACTTCTTGGAATCTCTAAATCATGACGACTATAGCAAATGTTTGGATCTCATAAACGACATGATTTTAGCTACGGATTTGGCCACTCACTACAAGATCCACAACAAGCAATTGGTTATGGCAAATGAGGGTTACCGGCCAAGAGACCCTGAGCACCGCTACTTCCTGTCCTGCTTGCTAATGACCTGCGCAGACCTCTCTGACCAGACCAAG GATTGGGTGGAAACTAAGAACGTCGCGCAGCTAATATACGCCGAATTTTTCGCACAAGGTGACCTGGAGAAGAAAATGGGACGCGAACCGGCCAACATGATGGATCGAGAAAAGGCCTCGATTCCGGACCACCAATTGGTCTTCCTCAAGGACTGCGTCATTTGCATATTCAA GCTATTGGCGACACTCTTCCCCAAATGCAAGATCCTCATCGACACAATCAAACAAAACATTCTGTGCTGGGAGGCCGCGAAGCTGGTGTTCGACCGCATGTCGGTGGAGGGCGTGATGTCCTACGAGGTGTTGGCCAGCGAAGAACTGGCGACGGAGGTGAAGACACTGTTAGAGACCATCGAACGGAAGGAACCCACCGAAATGTATTAG
- the LOC109596866 gene encoding conserved oligomeric Golgi complex subunit 5, translating into MTLDNGTNIIQQIENDDFYKCFLQSSSKKALDQSLTITEQVTKLGEGIELLTKELHKQVLEKHEDLLTQANHATKLETVLNTMNMHVQNLFANAERLKNQITVPYEALETHTKVLGRLHLASHILRQVNRIQQLSKRLSNTNDPVQKATILQELEQLAADPDLKDIDSVTAELRNIRMQQQKVVNLAIGSLNQGIMNENITQTTTALQIFINLGTVKTVTNNFIDQSLNEFKDCLKSAFEINQSVSSKSKGGPGKATLSSSQGFRNKLWSELEKAFSEDIYQICKQVKFLQTTLNSITNVDLNVAHQFWTRLGEIMQEEIKSSTAAIQQALEEDYPKLLKGYYEMTKKLKYEPFNFNRHILDKYENSYLSTCLRKMLDPAQSMFSTESNVPNHDQIDSLIRVITSELSVALIEEHLSEKVAKNVGKCIKMFAVKTEQQLETGPEAAQVIAGSANTGQQRNVQYANALYYLQTQVHRILGNMKSSIPESGISIIVESLQALDNLAAAIIQPLLVSINSVIETIIVTLHIESDWVRLQVPANKSSVSCSPYMRELHQFITRVYQTYLSNFDNKEVLLQKCSEIAVRCIELLVRHSTLLRPVSQGGRYRLHADYNQLEASLKIICPHLADLGQPYRLLKSMASLIVQTPEEIIASQVSGSSVPHSTILLMLFSYAGSDLASPHQNTGWSLPKLSTWLDEHRNEADRLDLVAGALQRYEALVRQKNSENYDRIYPIMSRLLENAVQQ; encoded by the exons ATGACTTTAGACAACGGCACGAATATAATACAACAAATAGAGAATGATG ACTTCTACAAATGTTTCCTGCAGTCCAGTTCGAAAAAGGCCCTGGACCAATCCTTAACCATAACTGAGCAAGTAACAAAACTAGGAGAAGGCATAGAGTTGCTCACCAAAGAGCTCCACAAACAAGTATTGGAAAAACATGAAGACCTACTTACGCAAGCCAACCATGCCACCAAATTGGAAACTGTATTGAATACAATGAACATGCACGTCCAAAATTTATTCGCGAACGCCGAGAGGCTCAAAAATCAGATTACCGTCCCCTATGAAGCATTGGAAACGCACACCAAAGTATTGGGAAGGTTGCATTTGGCCAGTCACATCTTGAGGCAAGTCAATAGAATACAACAATTGAGTAAAAGATTATCAAATACAAATGATCCGGTTCAAAAGGCGACGATTCTGCAGGAACTGGAACAGCTGGCTGCTGATCCTGATTTAAAAGATATTGACTCTGTTACTGCTGAACTGAGGAATATTCGAATGCAGCAGCAGAAAGTAGTCAATTTGGCCATAGGTTCATTAAATCAGGGCATAATGAATGAGAACATTACACAAACCACCACAGCCTTGCAG atttttatcaatttgggTACAGTGAAAACTGTCACAAACAACTTCATTGATCAAAGTTTGAATGAGTTTAAGGATTGTTTAAAAAGTGCCTttgaaattaaccaaagtgtCTCATCAAAATCCAAAGGTGGCCCAGGGAAGGCCACACTAAGCTCTTCTCAAGGGTTCAGGAACAAGCTTTGGAGTGAACTGGAGAAAGCATTTTCAGAAGATATCTATCAAATTTGTAAGCAAGTCAAATTCCTTCAGACAACCCTTAATTCAATCACCAATGTTGATTTGAATGTTGCCCATCAATTTTGGACTAGACTGGGTGAAATAATGCAGGAGGAAATTAAATCATCTACTGCAGCAATTCAACAGGCTTTAGAAGAGGATTATCCCAAATTGTTGAAGGGATACTATGAGATGACTAAGAAACTCAAATATGAACCCTTCAACTTTAA TCGCCACATTTTAGACAAGTacgaaaattcatatttatccaCCTGTCTAAGAAAAATGTTAGATCCAGCCCAATCAATGTTTAGTACAGAATCAAATGTACCAAACCATGACCAAATTGATTCTTTAATAAGAGTAATAACAAG tgAATTGAGTGTGGCATTGATTGAGGAGCATTTAAGTGAAAAAGTTGCCAAAAACGTTggcaaatgtattaaaatgttcGCCGTAAAAACAGAACAACAACTGGAGACTGGCCCTGAGGCTGCACAAGTAATAG ctGGAAGTGCAAACACTGGTCAGCAGAGGAACGTGCAGTACGCCAACGCTTTGTATTATCTCCAGACCCAAGTCCATAGAATTTTGGGCAACATGAAGAGCAGCATCCCTGAGTCTGGTATTAGTATTATTGTTGAAAGTTTACAGGCACTGGACAATCTTGCCGCTGCCATAATACAGCCACTTCTAG TTTCAATAAACTCAGTAATAGAGACCATAATAGTGACGCTTCACATTGAAAGCGACTGGGTTAGACTTCAAGTGCCGGCGAACAAATCGTCGGTGTCTTGCAGCCCCTACATGAGGGAGTTGCACCAGTTTATAACGCGAGTCTACCAGACTTATCTGAGCAATTTCGACAACAAAGAAGTTCTACTACAAAA GTGCAGTGAAATCGCCGTCAGGTGCATAGAACTCCTGGTACGCCACTCGACGCTCCTCCGACCAGTGTCGCAAGGTGGCAGGTACCGTCTGCACGCCGACTACAACCAACTAGAGGCCTCCCTGAAAATAATCTGCCCCCATTTGGCCGACCTAGGGCAACCGTACCGTCTGCTTAAGTCCATGGCCTCGCTGATCGTCCAAACACCAGAGGAAATCATAGCCAGTCAAGTGTCGGGCAGTTCGGTGCCGCACAGCACCATTTTGCTCATGCTGTTCTCGTACGCGGGCAGCGACCTGGCCAGCCCACATCAGAACACGGGTTGGAGCCTACCGAAGCTGTCCACGTGGTTGGACGAGCATCGCAACGAAGCTGACCGGCTAGATCTGGTGGCTGGGGCGTTGCAGAGGTACGAGGCCTTGGTCAGACAGAAGAACTCGGAGAACTACGATCGGATTTACCCTATCATGTCCAGGTTGTTGGAAAATGCGGTTCAACAATAG
- the LOC109596867 gene encoding transcription termination factor, mitochondrial — protein MFTRLFSFVQYRIVPVTQRKCFLCNSPTNTTTVKTIGKKHSAQKLEELFDIRRYDALEIVSNNKKLCNVPVTHIQNNYNIFVNRNIKAKQLLQFPEALAAENVEQKLKDLKNLPFEIEKTFPLVALKTIQVLKAINEEKCNKRIEHISLLLDSSINETCQMLARRPFLITSDLHIIENNVKILLEYGISLEDIKHDLWVLRYNSDTITDRLEIAKQSNSEILKTWMVRAQLPHFYTYLRRQTDNREILGDSSLSEYLSKKLCCTDSVIQILISKHPQLKSKSLKKVEKMIDFLYSQGFSPIHIIKVPKILLHSVETTRKRLLELEALGFKVDSLSVLTKSQKQYMMYYENLVKCNKSKNTNIPHL, from the exons ATGTTTACAAGACTGTTTAGTTTTGTTCAGTACCGTATCGTACCAGTGACTCAAAGGAAATGTTTCTTGTGTAATTCCCCGACAAATACCACAACCGTTAAAACAATTGGAAAGAAACACAGTGCTCAAAAATTGGAGGAACTATTCGACATCAGACGTTACGATGCACTGGAAATCGTCTCGAACAATAAAAAGTTGTGCAACGTCCCGGTCACGCACATACAAAACAACTACAACATTTTCGTGAACAGGAACATAAAGGCCAAGCAACTGCTGCAGTTCCCTGAGGCTTTAGCTGCGGAAAATGtggaacaaaaactaaaagatttaaaaaatctgcCGTTTGAGATAGAGAAAACATTTCCGTTGGTCGCCCTAAAGACGATTCAGGTGTTGAAGGCtattaatgaagaaaaatgtaataaaagaaTTGAACATATTAGCTTGTTATTGGACAGTAGCATTAATGAAACGTGTCAAATGCTGGCGAGGCGGCCGTTTTTGATAACATCTGACTTGCACATTATTGAGAACAAcgtaaaaattcttttag AATATGGCATCAGTTTGGAGGACATTAAACATGACCTGTGGGTTTTGAGATACAATTCGGACACTATAACAGATAGATTGGAAATAGCCAAACAAAGTAACAGTGAAATTCTTAAGACTTGGATGGTTAGGGCGCAGCTACCGCATTTTTACAC atatttaaggCGACAAACTGATAATAGAGAAATACTAGGTGATTCTTCATTGTCTGAATATCTGTCAAAGAAGCTGTGTTGCACTGACTCAgtgatacaaattttaatatcaaaacacCCACAGCTAAAGTCTAAAAGTTTGAAAAAGGTTGAAAAAATGATAGATTTTCTGTACAGTCAAGGCTTTTCCCCAATCCATATTATAAAGGTGccgaaaattttattgcacaGCGTTGAAACAACCAGGAAGAGACTGTTGGAACTGGAAGCTCTAGGATTTAAAGTGGACAGTCTCTCTGTATTGACCAAGAGTCAAAAGCAGTACATGATGTATTATGAAAACTTGGTCAAATGCAATAAATCTAAGAACACAAATATACCCCATTTATGA
- the LOC109596864 gene encoding protein RCC2 homolog, translating into MRYRRTTTVRPTAPTKRKAPRPQTIRSVCVPRPFCLYKPNSRSDMSTKRKRAPAKKAGGKRGKRKEDSDLDSDLSERSDNENTIQPDEVLIAGHGDALDEPTPLPQELLNTLIKPAGQLVIFGSVNWDTVGKREVKAGQKVRPNLYVPHKFTDHKVRLAVSGCVAAHSVIVNEEGRAMTFGRNQYGQLGQDNTTTKDVPTPVPGLEGMNVIGAATGRHHTLFLTDTGTVYACGDNRSGQCGVGNLQPQIVTPTRINYRGPPIVKVGCGAEFSVILDIKGGLHSFGLPEYGQLGHNTDGKYFKTSTKLCFNYETSPKRIVLYIEKSKDGHVSPVDVTEIVDFCCGQNHTVAIDSKKRAFSWGFGGFGRLGHAEPKDEMVPRLIKYFDSQSRGVRSVNCGSTYSLALTEYNGLFLFGQTKRSGEANMYPKPVQDLAGWNIQHIATGFTSIILSADDSVIAWGASPTYGELGIGEMQKSSTTPKEVNKLSGVKVLGLSMGLSHTLLIAANDTPEQQTKLDSFEEFEP; encoded by the exons ATGCGCTACCGCCGCACAACTACCGTTAGACCGACCGCACCGACAAAGCGAAAAGCGCCGCGGCCACAAACAATCCGTTCCGTGTGCGTGCCACgaccattttgtttgtatAAACCGAACAGCCGAAGCGACATGTCGACGAAACGTAAGCGGGCACCGGCCAAGAAGGCGGGCGGCAAACGCGGCAAGAGGAAGGAGGACAGCGACCTGGACAGCGATCTGAGCGAGCGCAGCGACAACGAGAACACCATCCAGCCGGACGAGGTGCTGATCGCCGGCCATGGCGACGCGCTCGACGAACCGACGCCGCTGCCCCAGGAGCTGCTCAACACGCTCATCAAGCCGGCCGGACAGCTGGTCATCTTCGGCAGCGTCAACTGGGACACGGTGGGCAAGCGGGAGGTCAAGGCGGGACAGAAGGTCAGGCCCAATCTCTATGTGCCTCACAAATTCACCGATCACAAG GTTCGTTTGGCGGTGAGCGGCTGCGTGGCCGCCCACAGCGTGATCGTAAACGAGGAGGGCAGAGCGATGACGTTCGGCCGCAACCAGTACGGCCAGCTGGGCCAGGACAACACGACCACCAAGGACGTGCCGACGCCGGTGCCCGGTCTGGAGGGCATGAACGTGATCGGTGCGGCCACCGGTCGCCACCACACGCTCTTCCTGACTGACACCGGCACCGTGTATGCGTGCGGTGACAACAGATCCGGCCAGTGCGGCGTCGGCAACCTGCAGCCGCAGATCGTGACGCCGACCAGGATCAACTATCGGGGTCCACCCATTGTCAAG GTCGGCTGCGGCGCAGAGTTCTCCGTCATCCTGGACATCAAGGGGGGCCTGCACTCGTTCGGTCTGCCGGAGTACGGCCAGTTGGGCCACAATACCGACGGCAAGTATTTCAAGACCAGCACGAAGCTGTGCTTCAACTACGAAACGAGCCCGAAGCGTATCGTGCTCTACATCGAGAAGAGCAAGGACGGGCACGTGTCGCCGGTGGATGTGACCGAGATCGTGGACTTTTGCTGCGGTCAGAATCACACCGTGGCCATCGACAGCAAGAAGAGGGCGTTCTCGTGGGGTTTCGGCGGCTTCGGGCGTTTGGGGCATGCGGAGCCGAAGGACGAGATGGTGCCTAGGCTCATCAAGTATTTTGACAGTCAGTCGCGTGGCGTGCGCAGCGTGAACTGCGGATCGACATACAGTCTGGCGCTCACTGAGTACAATGGGCTGTTCCTGTTTGGGCAGACCAAGAGGAGCGGCGAGGCTAACATGTACCCGAAGCCGGTGCAGGACTTGGCTGGGTGGAACATCCAGCACATCGCCACCGGATTCACGTCCATCATCCTGTCGGCGGATGATTCGGTGATTGCGTGGGGGGCGTCGCCTACGTATGGCGAGCTGGGAATTGGAGAGATGCAGAAGAGTAGCACCACACCCAAGGAA GTGAACAAACTGTCTGGTGTGAAGGTGTTGGGCTTGTCAATGGGTTTGTCCCACACTTTACTAATTGCCGCTAACGACACTCCAGAACAACAGACTAAATTAGACTCCTTTGAGGAGTTTGAACCCTAG
- the LOC109596865 gene encoding ATP synthase mitochondrial F1 complex assembly factor 2, whose amino-acid sequence MSNLIKKTFTLLSSPITGGNFAASTRNYAVRKRFYKNSSILRSGGKFEVTLDQRKLKTPKGNLFTVDSEPLALAVATEWNSQKDKIVQSKMHITTLCNTVLDNPNNLTKFDIVNYITNYLDTDTILFQANEDDDLLKVQVQQWDPVIEWFNKRFDVNIKKSTQMDIPPVSEKDKATLTKHLLSHNFAAVNGFMYGVDTLKSVILTLACTERFLTPEKAVLLSRLEEVYQSSNWGRVEWAHDLNQQDLQARLAAVTLFVYFNSQSTNVQSKNIQ is encoded by the exons atgtccaatttaataaaaaagacttTTACGTTACTTTCGTCTCCGATAACTGGCGGAAATTTCGCCGCTTCAACGAGAAATTATG ctGTGCGCAAGAggttttacaaaaattcaagTATATTGAGAAGCGGAGGTAAATTCGAAGTAACTCTAGATCAACGCAAATTAAAGACACCTAAAGGCAACTTGTTTACTGTGGATAGCGAACCATTGGCACTTGCAGTTGCAACAGAATGGAACAGTCAAAAAGACAAAATTGTACAAAGTAAAATGCATATT ACTACTTTATGTAATACAGTACTAGATAATCCCAACAATTTAACCAAGTTTGATATAGTcaattatataacaaattacttGGATACAGacacaattttgtttcaaGCAAAT GAAGATGACGATTTATTAAAGGTACAAGTACAACAGTGGGACCCAGTGATAGAATGGTTTAATAAAAGATTTGATGTCAACATAAAAAAGTCAACTCAAATGGACATACCACCTGTTTCTGAAAAAGACAAAGCAACCTTAACTAAACATTTATTGTCACACAATTTTGCAGCAGTTAATG GTTTTATGTATGGAGTGGACACATTaaaatcagtaattttaaCTCTAGCATGCACAGAGAGATTCTTAACACCAGAAAAAGCAGTTTTGTTGTCCAGATTGGAGGAAGTGTACCAAAGCAGTAATTGGGGCCGAGTTGAATGGGCACATGATTTAAATCAACAAGATTTACAAGCCCGATTGGCGGCGGttacattatttgtttatttcaattctCAGTCCACAAATGTacagtcaaaaaatattcaataa
- the LOC109596894 gene encoding coiled-coil domain-containing protein 43, translating to MAGASHEKFSRWLDQKLRDLNTDESVFGSYITGILDGDEADDEKREALEGILAEILSNENDIGTHCDEILAKWEEYKPQEQAAPCLSSEDMNEKLAKLLESQSLATTKQKQYTDEEKKIREAILSQYSQMTDSEEEEDDNQASGEPKETNLEKNLNALTVMQAEKEKREQARLDSQKKKEKDKEDREKQKQMREEKKEKRKTQKGERRR from the exons ATGGCCGGCGCTAGTCACGAAAAGTTTTCGCGATGGCTGGATCAAAAATTGCGGGATTTAAACACGGACGAATCGGTGTTCGGATCATACATAACTGGAATCCTCGACGGTGACGAAGCGGACGACGAAAAACGCGAAGCTCTGGAGGGCATACTCGCCGAGATATTGAGCAAT GAAAACGACATCGGCACCCATTGCGACGAAATACTGGCCAAATGGGAGGAGTACAAGCCCCAGGAGCAGGCCGCACCGTGTCTCAGCAGCGAGGATATGAACGAGAAGCTGGCCAAACTGTTAGAGTCACAGTCGCTGGCTACCACGAAGCAGAAACAGTACACCGATGAAGAGAAGAAAATCAGGGAGGCTATTTTATCTCAGTACAGTCAGATGACTGACAGCGAAGAGGAGGAGGATGATAACCAAGCCAGTGGTGAACCCAAAGAGACCAATTTGGAAAAGAACCTGAATGCACTGACTGTCATGCAGGCTGAGAAGGAGAAACGTGAGCAGGCCAGACTTGACAGCCAAAAGAAAAAAGAGAAGGACAAAGAAGACAG AGAGAAACAGAAACAAATGAGGGAGGAGAAAAAGGAGAAGCGCAAGACTCAAAAGGGTGAAAGGAGGAGGTAG